Genomic DNA from Methylocystis sp. MJC1:
ACGGCGTCGAGATCGCGCTGCATATGAACGCCGGCCTCGCCATCGACGTGCCGCATGTCCACGACACAGGCGCGCAATCGATCGGGCTGTTTCGCACGGAATTGCAATTCATGCTCGCGTCGCGCTTCCCGCGGATGGACGAGCAGTATCGCTTTTACAAAGGCGTGCTCGACGCCGTGCCAAATCGCCCGGTGACGTTCCGCACGCTCGACATCGGCTCCGACAAGGTCCTTCCCTATATGGCGAAGATCGAGGAGGAGAACCCGGCGCTCGGCTGGCGCGCGATCCGAATCGGTCTCGACCGCCCGGGCCTCTTGCGCATGCAGCTGCGCGCCATGCTCAAGGCCGGCGCCGGACGAGATTTGCGCATCATGTTCCCGATGATCGCGAACGTCTCGGAATTCGAGGCGGCGAAAGCCATTGCGCTACGCGAGTTGGAGCATTTGCGCCGCCATCGCTATCCCGAGCCCCGCACGCTCAAGCTCGGCGCCATGGTGGAGGTGCCCTCGCTCCTCTGGGAGCTCGACCTCATCGCCGCGCGCGCGGATTTTCTGTCGGTCGGCTCGAACGATCTCGTGCAGTATATGTACGCCGCCGACCGCGATAATACGCGCGTCTCGAAGCGTTACGACAACCTCTCCGCGCCGGTGCTGCGTGCGCTGGAGCGCGTCGCCGACGCCGGCCGGCGCGCTGGAACGCCGGTGACGCTCTGCGGCGAGATGGGCGGACGTCCGCTCGAGGCGCTGGCGCTGATCGCCATTGGTTATCGCTCGCTTTCCATGGCGCCGGCGGCCATCGGCCCGGTAAAGTCGACGATCCTCAGCCTCGATGTCGACGAGGCGCAGGTTTATCTCGCGACCCTGCTCGCCTCCGACGACGGCGCGCCCTCCGTGCGCGAGAAGCTGCGCGACTATGCCGTCGCGCGCGGCGTGCCGCTGTAGCGGCGCGCGTCGCCTTTACTTGACGATTCCACTCCGACACCGAAATTCGCAATGTTCGCACAAGACAAGCTCGATCTCATTCTGCGCCGCTATGAGGAGATCGGCGAAAAGCTTTCCAGCGGCGCCGACGGACAGGCCTTTGTCGCGCTCTCGCGCGAGCGTGCGACGCTCGACGAGGTGGTCGAGGCGATCCGCGCCTATCGCGCCGCCGAACGCGAGGCGAATGATCTTGCGGCGATGCTCGCAGACGCGTCGCTCGACGCCGACATGCGCGCGCTCGCCGAGGCGGAAGTGGATGAGGCGCGCGAGAGACTCGCAGCCGCCGAGCAAACGCTGCAATTCGCCTTGCTGCCGAAGGACGAAGCCGATGAAAAGGGCGTCATCCTCGAAGTGCGCGCCGGCACGGGCGGCGACGAGGCCGCGCTTTTCGCAGGCGATCTCTTCCGCGCCTATCAGAAATTCGCCGCGCTGAAAGGCTGGCGCGTGGAGCTTATTTCGGAGAGCCCGGGCGCGCTCGGCGGCTTCAAGGAAATTGTCGCCGAGATCACGGGCCGCGGCGTCTATGGAAGGCTGAAATTTGAATCCGGCGTGCATCGCGTGCAGCGCGTGCCGGAGACGGAAACGCAGGGCCGCATTCATACCTCCGCCGCCACGGTCGCCGTGCTGCCACAGGCGGAGGAGGTCGATCTCGACATCGACGAGAGGGATTTGCAGATCGACACGATGCGCGCGCAAGGCGCCGGCGGCCAGCACGTCAACAAGACGGAATCCGCCATTCGCATCACGCATATCCCGTCCGGCATCGTCGTGATGATGCAGGAGGAGCGTTCGCAGCACCGCAACAGAGCGAAGGCGATGAACGTGCTACGCTCGCGCCTCTACGACGCCGAGCGGCAGCGGCTCGACAAGGAGCGCTCCGACGACCGCAAGGCGCAAGTCGGCTCAGGCGACCGCTCGGAGAGAATTCGCACTTATAACTTTCCGCAAGGGCGCGTCACGGACCATCGCATCAATCTAACGCTGTACAAGCTCGATCGCGTGATGGAAGGCGAATTCGACGAAATATTCGACGCGCTGACCACGGACCATCAGCAAAAGCTCCTCGCGCAAAGCGAGGCGTGACTTCATGGACCGCGAGCCTTCGGGCTCGCATGCTGCTGAGCGAGCCTGAAGGCTCGCGGTCCAGGCGTGCGCCGGCTGAATTTTGTCATGTGCGAGGACGCACGGCGCCCAAGCGCGAAGCCGTCTAGTCTCTCTCCATTCGCAGCGAGACTGCGAAAACAAAGAGGAGAGCGTCATGTTCAAATCAAAGAAATCCCTCGCCGCCGCGATCGCCGCCACTGTCGTCGCCGGCTCGATCGCCAGCGCCACGCCGGCCTCGGCTTATTACTGGCATCACCACGGCTATGGCTGGGGCCCCTATGCGGCCGGCGCGGCGGGCGCGGTTGCTCTTGGCCTCGTTGCCGGCGCCCTTGCGGAGAGCGAGAGCTGCTATTATGAGAGCCGCCCGGTTTATCGTCACGGCTATTTCGTCGGCTACCGTCAGGTTCAGGTGTGCTGAGCTCGGCGTATGAGGAAAGCGACAAGGGCCGGCGGGCGCCGGCCCGGATCGCCGCGATTACCACCAGTTGTCGAAGATCGTGCCCATCTCGGTGAAGCGCGTCGGATCGTTTCTACGAAAATCCTGTTGCTCGAGAAAATAATTGTCGTTGGCGTGCGCGTTCGGCTGCAGATTGCCGGTGGCCGGGTCGCCTGCTCCGTCGTTGAGCCAGTCCAGGTTCGACGTCAGCTCCTTGGGCAGCGGAATCGGAAAGTCGTTGCTTTCGACGACGGCAGGCGGCGGCGCGGGCGCCCGCTTGCGCGATTTCGCCAGCGCGTCCCCAGACAGGAACACGCCGGCCAGGGCAAAACAAAGTGACAGGGTCAAAGCGCGACGCATACGCGAACTCCGGAAAGATTTGCGGAGCGCCACCCTAACGCGCGTCCCGCTCGCACGGAATCGCGCGAGCGCCAAGAATTCGCGCCATCCTTTACGGAATGCGAACTAGTGCCGGAAGTGGCGCACGCCGGTGAACACCATGGCGATGCCCTTCTCGTCGGCGGCGGCGATGACATCCTTGTCATTGACCGAGCCGCCCGGCTGAATGGCCGCCGTCGCGCCAGCCGCCACCGCCGCGAGCAACCCGTCCGGGAAGGGGAAGAATGCGTCCGAGGCGACGACCGCGCCTTTCGCCAAGCTCTCGGCGAGCCCCGCCGCCTGCGCCGCCTCGCCGGCCTTATGCGCGGCGATGCGCGAGCTGTCGACGCGCGACATCTGCCCCGCGCCAATGCCGACCGTGGCAAGATCCCGCGCATACACAATGGCGTTGGACTTCACATGCTTAACGACGCGGTAGGCAAATTTCAGATCGGCGAGTTCCTTTTCGCTCGGCGCGCGCTTGGTGACGACCTTCACATCCATGTCGTCGACCACGGCGTTGTCGCGCGACTGCGCCAAAAAGCCGCCCGCGACGCTGCGGAAGGCGAGACCGCGCGCGCGGGGATCGGGCAGTCCGCCCGTCAGCAGCAGCCGCAGATTCTTCTTCGCCGCGACGATCTCGATCGCCTCCTGCTCAGCGTCGGGAGCGATGATCACTTCGGTGAAGATCTTCACGATCTCGCGCGCCGCCTGCGCATCGAGCTTGCGGTTCAGGGCGACAATGCCGCCATAGGCCGAAGTAGGATCGCAGCGCAGCGCCTTCACATAGGCGTCTTCGAGCGAAGCGCCCTCCGCGACGCCGCAAGGATTGGCGTGCTTCACGATGACGACGGCGGCCGTGCGCGCAGGATCGAATTCCGCGACGCATTCGAAGGCGGCGTCGGTGTCGTTGATGTTGTTGTAGGAGAGCTGCTTGCCCTGAACCTGCCGCGCCGTCGCGACGCCGGGCCGAGCTTCGCCGGTGAGATAAAAGCCCGCCGACTGGTGCGGGTTCTCGCCATAGCGCATGGGCTCGGAGAGCTTGCCGCCAAAGGCGCGAACCGGCGGCGAAGCCTCGCCGAGTTCTTGCGCCAGCCAGTTGGAGATCGCCGCGTCATAGGCGGCCGTGCGAGCAAAGGCCTTTTGCGCAAGGCGCCGGCGCGTCGCGCGGGTCGTCGCGCCTTCGGTCGCCTTCAACTCTTCCACCATGGCGGCGTAGTCGGCGGGATCGACCACAACGGCGACGTCGTCGTGATTCTTGGAGGCCGCGCGGATCATCGCCGGCCCGCCGATGTCGATGTTCTCGACGCATTCCTCGAAAGGCGCGCCTTTGGCGAGCGTCGCTTCAAAGGGATAGAGATTGACGACGAGAAGATCGATCGGGCGGATGTCATGCGCAAGCATGGCCGCCTCATGCTCGGGATTCTCGCGTATCGCGAGCAACCCGCCATGGACCTTGGGATGCAGCGTCTTGAGCCGCCCGTCCATCATCTCGGGAAAATGGGTGAGGTCGGAAATATCCTTCACCGCAAGGCCCGCGTCCGCCAACGCCTTGCGCGTGCCGCCGGTGGAGACAAGCTCGACCCCATGGCCCGCGAGGGCGCGCGCGAATTCGACGAGGCCCGTCTTGTCGGAGACGGAGAGAAGCGCGCGCGCGACTTTACGCTGATCGACCGGCATGGGATGGATGTCCTTCCTAAAGGGAATTTACGCCGCGCTTATCACACATCCTTAAGTCGCGGAACCTTGGCCCCCGCGCTTTGGACCGCGAGCCTTTGGCTCGCTCGCTGCGCGCCCGAAGGCGCGCGGTCCTAATTCAACGCCCCTCATCCCGCGCGCTGGAAGGACCAGCTCACTTCGGCGCCAGGCGCGGCCTTTCCGCGCAGCACGATCTGGGCGCATTTGCGCGCGCCGCCGGGCGAGGCGAAAAATATGCTTTCCTCGATGGCGGGAAAGGCGCCCTCGACCTCGAAAATGAGCGTCTCGCCATTCGCGAGCTGTAATTCGATCGCCTCCGAGAGCTCTACGGCGCGCACGCGCGGGTGGAGGTGGAAGCGGATCGTAAATTCCAGCTCGCCCGGCCCGAGGCCGCCGGCTTCGACGCCGAGCAGCCTGTCCCTGCCCGCCAGCGCAGACCCGTCGGCCGCGAGGATCAACTCGCGCTCGTGAATGAAGCCGAATGATTTGGCGTAGCCATCATGGGTGAGCAAAAGCGTCGTCCCGAACGGCCCGTCGCTGCGCTCGACCGTGACATGGCGCGGCCCCTCGAAAAGCCGGCCGGCGCGCCAGCGCCCGGCGTCCTTGCTGGCGATGCGCGCGGAGGAGCGGTCGCCGATGACGAGCGTTGAATGGGCGGCGGTGGCGCGCGCAAGCTCGCGCAGATCCTCATGGGGCGGCGCCGGCGCGCCGCAATTCACCACGACCCGCTCGGTCCCGAGCGAATACTCGAAGGACAGGCAGCCCGCATTGGAGACGAGCGAAAATTCGGGCGGCGGGGCAGCGCCGGCGTCGACCAGAACGACCGCATCCGCCGCTTCGAGCCGCTGATAGCCTGCGTAAGGCGCCTTCAGGGGCGCCGCGCCGCGCGTGTCCTCATTGGCGAGCACGCTCGCGAGGCGGTCGAGCTCCGTCGCCCCCATGCCGTTGAAGAGCGCCAGCGAACCGTCGCCATGCTGCAGCATGCGCAAGGTCGGCATCATGCGGTCTATCGCGCGCAGCATGGCGGGCGGCGTCTGCAGCCCGCGCGCCGCGAGCACCTGGCGCAACGGCAGAAGATCGAGGAGCAGATCGACCAAGATCTGCGGATTGCGGCTGACATGGCCGCCGTCGCCCAAAATCTGGCGGTCGAGCTCTGCAGAAAGCGCATGCGACACCTGCGGCGCGATCTTGCGGCCCGTGTCGGCGCAGACCGCGAACTCGGCCAGGGCGATCGCGGAAAGCGCGCGATCGGCCGCCTGAGCCTGGCCGGTCGCCAGCGCGCGCCAAAGCAGCCGGGCGCTCTGGGCCAGCGACAGCATGAAGGCGTCGTAGAATTCGGCGTCGGCCCCTTCGAGCAGCACGGGCGACTGCGCCAGGAAGGAGAGAAGACGGCGCGCCGCCACCGCGGGCTCCAACGCCGGATCGTCCGGCGGCAGCTTTTTGATCGCGAGAAAATCGGCAACGAGGGCGCGCGCGTTCTCCTGCGCCAGCGTCTTGTCGGCGGCGCGCAAATGTCTCAGCCAGGAAAATCCCGCCAGCGCCCGTCGCCAGGCGGGCGACGGCGGCATGAGCGCGAAGGGCGACTCGCCGTAGCTTTGCAGCGTTTTGCCGGCGAAGGAGAAATAACCCGCGTAGATTTCGTCGGCGACAGTGGGATCGGCCGTACGAATGTCAGGCGGCGCGATTCGCAGCCGCTCCGGCGGCGCGATCGCCCTCGACTTGACAATATGATAGGGGGTTGCGGCGGAGCGCGCGACGGCGTTGGCCGCCGCCAATACGCCCGACATCCGCATCCGGTCCCAAGAGCCGCCGTCCAGGTCGCATCCTCCATTCGCCGGCGCGCCTGACATGGCGCGAAATCTAACCGGCAAACTGCCCGCTCCATGGCTGAGAGAGAAGCGCGCGCAACGGTTTATACACTATTTTCCGAGATTCGACCGGACGCGATTGCGCTTTCTTGCGCCAAGCCCACGCCATCCATTGGCCGTCGCAGCTTTTCGCGCGCGCCCGGAAATGGCAATGTCCGGCGCGCTCAAGCCTTGTAGGAGAAACTGAATGCCGCTTTACACGCTCGACGGCGTCGCGCCGCGCCTGCCCGCCGAGGGACGCTATTTCGTTGCGCCCGGCGCGCATCTCATCGGCCGCGTCGAGCTGCAGGAAGACGCCAATGTCTGGTTCAACTGCGTGCTGCGCGGCGACAATGAATGGATCACGATCGGTGCCCGCACCAATATCCAGGACAACAGCATCCTCCACACCGACATGGGCTTTCCGCTGACGATCGGCGCAGACTGCACTATCGGCCACAATGTCGTCCTGCATGGCTGCACGATCGGCGACAACAGCCTCATCGGCATGGGCGCGACGATTCTCAACGGCGCCAAGATCGGCGCCAACTGCCTTGTCGGCGCCAATGCGCTGGTGACGGAGGGCAAGGAATTTCCGGATAATTCGCTGATCGTCGGCGCGCCGGCCAAGGTCATTCGGGTTCTCGACGCCGATTCGCGAGAGAAGTTTCTCGAGTCCGCCAAGCATTATGTCGAAAACAGCCAGCGCTTTGCAAAGGGGCTGGTCGAGATCGTCCCTTAAGCGTTACTTCGCCACATACATCGGCGCGCTCGTCGGCGCGCCGACGGCAACCCAGACGTTCTGATTTTCCTGCGACTGGCGCTTGACGAAGCGGTAGGGCGTTTGCGCCCAGGGCGTCACCTCGTCGGCGAGATTATCGAGCACGAAATCGCCACGGCTGGTGCGGACCATGAGCACCGAATGGCCGTCGCCATGCTCGTCCTTCACCACAGCGAGCAGCAGCGCGCCGCGTGGAAACCCAGCGCGCATCAGCAGGCGGCGCTTCATCAGCGCGTAATCCTCGCAATCGCCCTTGCCGTCCTCGGGATAGTCCCAAGCGTCGGGAACGCCGGCGTGCTGGGGGTCGGAAACGGGCTCGATCTGATTATTCACCAGCGCATTGACGCCTTCGATCTTGCGATAGGCGCCCGCCGTCAGCTCGATGGTCTGCGCCGGTCGGGGCCCGTCGTCGCATTCGCCGCTATAGCGTTGGCAAAAGTCGAACCATCCAAAGGGAACGCTCGTCTCCGGGCCAAGCGGCGAGAAACTCGACACCGGCAAACGGGCGCCGGCATGCGCGGCGGAGACCGAGAGGCTCAGCGCGGCAAAGGCGAGAACGAAACCCTGCAGGATGCGACGCGCGACATACATCTTAACGCAACCCTAAGCATCAACTGACTGTTAAGGAATTTTTAACAGTTGCGGCGGCTTTGCCAAGATGCGCGTTAGGAAGACCTTAACTTATGGTTTACGGGCCTGCCGCGCCGGCGCCGCGCAGCCAAATGGCGCAAGGGGGATTTCAGTGCTATCCATAGAGGCGCGCCCGAAGGAGCCTCGCCATGCTCATTAAATTTCAGAGACGGCTGTGCGCATTTTTGGCCATTCCCATAGTGGTCTGCTTTTCCGCGGGCCACGCCGCGCGCGCCCAGCAGGCAATCAACCCCACCGTTCTGGCGCCCTCGTCGGGCAACGCCCTGCCTCACGGGACCATGCAGACGGCGCCGTCCAATGCGCGGGCGGGCGGCCAGCCCACCATCGTGCGTCCGCATCCCGACGCGAAGTGGCAGACCGCCATTCCCGCGCACCGGCGCCACCGACACTACAAACCGTTCCGCGACGAGTGATTCCTCACGGTCCGTTCGACACATAGGCCGGAGCGGATGTCGGCGCGCCGATGGCGACCCAGATATTCGGGTCCTGCTGGGACTGGCGCTTGACGAAACGATAGGGCGCCTTGGTCCAGGGCCGCACCTGGTCGGCGAGATTGTCGAGAATGAATTCGCCGCGATTTGTGCGAATGGTCAGGACCGAATGGCCGTCGCCGTTCTTCTCCTTGACCACGGTCAGGAGCAGCGCTTCCCTCGGGAAGCCTTCTTCGATCAGCATGCGCCTCTTCAAAAGGGCGTAATCTTCGCAATCGCCCTTGCCGTCGGTCGGATAATCCCAGGCGTCCACCAGGCCCCAATGCTCGTTATCGGCAATGGGGGTGATATTCTTATTCACCCAGAGATTGATGCGGGCGATCTTGTTGAAGTTGGCGGCGGTGAGATCGATGTCCTGAGGCGTACGGTAATCGGTCTGACATTCGCCGCGATAGCGCTGACAGAAATCGACCCAGCCATAGGGGATGCTGGTCTCCGGACCAAGCATAGCGAAGCTCGACACATCCGGCCCGGCGAAGCTCGTCGCCACGACCGCGACAAGCGCCGTCCCAGCCATTCCGAGCGCCATGACCGATTTGCCGATAAACCCAACCATTTCCCGTCTCCTGTAACGAGACGAGAATAGGTTTCTTCTTTTGCTGTCCCTGAAAGTAATTCATGCGCATTTTAGGCGAAGACGTTTAGAATTGTCCGGGCGATAGTTAAGTATAATTTTTCCAAACCGGAATGCCTAAAATTCGCGAGATCAACATAGACCGCTGATTCTAATCATGAAGTTCTGACGCGCCGTTGCACCGCCGCCCGACCGCGCCTCGCCTTTTTCAACTTGTTGTTCGTCTCAGTAAATACAAAGGCCGCCCGCAGGTTAACAGGCGAGCGCGCGGACAATCCCTGTGGCCGAGACGCGGCCAAAAAGGGGCCGGCGCCGCCGTCGCGAGATCAGCGCGCCCGACAAGAGCGCGATGAAATCAACGAGATGAGCGCCGATTACTGAAACGGATTATGGACGATGAAAGAGTAATTGAGTGCGAGACCAGCGTTGAACTGATTGCGCGAGCCGATCAAATTGGGGATCGGGCTCGAACCCACGCTGCCGAGCAACCGCTGACCGCCGCCATAGATCGATACGCTCACCTTGTCGTTGAGCGTATAGCGCGCCGTCGCCATGCCGCCGGCTGCGGTGAAGCCGCCGGTCGCCGTATAGGGGGTGAGGCGCCCGTTCAGCAGCGCCTCGAAGGGCGTCACCGAGAAATAGGCGTTCGCATAGGAATTGTCGCCGAAATTGAGTCGAGGCCCCACGGAGAAGCGGAAGGGGCCGACCGACTCATAGGCGTCCGCGTAGAGGGCCGCCACAAAGCCCTTGTGCCCGTCGATTCCCTGCCGCATCTCCGCGCGCATGCGGAAATGGTCGAAGGGATGAAGCTCGACGAAGCCGCCCACCTCATGGGTCAAAGCGACGCGATGCAGACCGAAAAGCCCGTCGCGCTGGCCGCGCTGGAAGACGAAGTTCGCGACCGGACCGGCGCGCACATAATCCAGATCGACGACGGGGAAGCCGAAGCCCTCATCCGGCGTGGAGAAGGTCTCGGCCTCGCCGACCCGGCGCACAGCGACCGCCGGGAAGGGATAGGGGCGGACCTGGCCAGAGCCCGGAAAGCTCGGCGATATCGCGCCGATGACGCTCACCGTGACGATCCAGCCATTTGCGTCTGTCTTGGGCGGGGGAATCAGTTCCGCCGCTCCGGCGCCGCCGGCGCAGGACCAAGCGGCGACGGCTGCCGCGCCCCAAATTTTGACGACTCCGAATCGCAACGAAAACAGCCCTCACAACACGCTTCTTGATAGTTCTTTAACAAGCCCCGGCCCCGCTTGTCACTCTCTGCCACGCTAAAGCGTCAGCATCTTGGCAGGCGTAGCCGTTGCGCAACACTCTGATAGGCGGGCAGTCCTCACGAACGGGGTTCTCAGGGCTGGCGGTAGAGCCAGGCGTTGCGGGCGAGCATGCCGCGCCCGCCCAGCGCCCGGATCGCAAGATCGCGCGCCAGCGCCGTCGGACCGGCGAGGTGGAAATAATCGCCCTGCCGGCGCGAGGCCCGAACGATTTGCGAGGCGCGAGGGATTCGGGCCTTTTCATAAGCTGCAAAGGCCGTCTCGGCGGTCGCGCCGAGCTGCAGAAAGGCGCGGCCCAAAGCCTCGGCGTCTTCGATCGCCTGAGCCGCGCCCTGCGCCAGGAAGGGCAGCATGGGATGGGCGGCGTCGCCCAGCAGCGTCACGGCGCCCTGGCTCCAGTTTTCGAGCGGCGGGCGGCCGAAAAGCGGCCAATGCCGCCAGGACGCGCCCGCCTCGATCAGCGCCCGCAACTCCGCGGCGGGACGCAGACGCTCGAGCGCGCGGGCGAGCTGCGCCCCATCGAGAGAGAGGATCGAGGCGCCCTCGCTCTGGCGCGGCGGTTCGGCGACGATCACGACGACATTGATGATGCTTGCGTCGCGCAGCGGATAATGCACGACATGGGCGCCTGGCAGCATCCACAAATTGCTCTCGCGGGCGCGAAAGACGGCAGGCGCCAGCTCCGCCGGCACGAGCGCGCGCCAGGCGGTGAGGCCGGAATAGACAGGCGCGTCTTTTTCGGTGGGCAGAAGGCGCCCGCGCACCGCCGAGCGCAGCCCATCGGCGCCGACGAGGCCGGCGCCCTCGATTTCCTCGACGCCGTCGCCGGCGTGGACGCGCAAGCAGACGCCGCCCCCACGCGCTTCGAAATTGCCCACCCGCGCGCCCGCGCGAACCTCGATCGCCTCATGGGCGAGCGCCGCCTGCAGCAGAACCTGCTGAAGATCGGCGCGGTGATAGACCCGGAACGGCGCGCCCCAGCGGGCGCGGGAATCTGAGAGATCGAGCTTGGCG
This window encodes:
- the prfA gene encoding peptide chain release factor 1, producing the protein MFAQDKLDLILRRYEEIGEKLSSGADGQAFVALSRERATLDEVVEAIRAYRAAEREANDLAAMLADASLDADMRALAEAEVDEARERLAAAEQTLQFALLPKDEADEKGVILEVRAGTGGDEAALFAGDLFRAYQKFAALKGWRVELISESPGALGGFKEIVAEITGRGVYGRLKFESGVHRVQRVPETETQGRIHTSAATVAVLPQAEEVDLDIDERDLQIDTMRAQGAGGQHVNKTESAIRITHIPSGIVVMMQEERSQHRNRAKAMNVLRSRLYDAERQRLDKERSDDRKAQVGSGDRSERIRTYNFPQGRVTDHRINLTLYKLDRVMEGEFDEIFDALTTDHQQKLLAQSEA
- a CDS encoding cellulose-binding protein — its product is MRRALTLSLCFALAGVFLSGDALAKSRKRAPAPPPAVVESNDFPIPLPKELTSNLDWLNDGAGDPATGNLQPNAHANDNYFLEQQDFRRNDPTRFTEMGTIFDNWW
- the purH gene encoding bifunctional phosphoribosylaminoimidazolecarboxamide formyltransferase/IMP cyclohydrolase, with the translated sequence MPVDQRKVARALLSVSDKTGLVEFARALAGHGVELVSTGGTRKALADAGLAVKDISDLTHFPEMMDGRLKTLHPKVHGGLLAIRENPEHEAAMLAHDIRPIDLLVVNLYPFEATLAKGAPFEECVENIDIGGPAMIRAASKNHDDVAVVVDPADYAAMVEELKATEGATTRATRRRLAQKAFARTAAYDAAISNWLAQELGEASPPVRAFGGKLSEPMRYGENPHQSAGFYLTGEARPGVATARQVQGKQLSYNNINDTDAAFECVAEFDPARTAAVVIVKHANPCGVAEGASLEDAYVKALRCDPTSAYGGIVALNRKLDAQAAREIVKIFTEVIIAPDAEQEAIEIVAAKKNLRLLLTGGLPDPRARGLAFRSVAGGFLAQSRDNAVVDDMDVKVVTKRAPSEKELADLKFAYRVVKHVKSNAIVYARDLATVGIGAGQMSRVDSSRIAAHKAGEAAQAAGLAESLAKGAVVASDAFFPFPDGLLAAVAAGATAAIQPGGSVNDKDVIAAADEKGIAMVFTGVRHFRH
- a CDS encoding heparinase II/III family protein, with the translated sequence MSGVLAAANAVARSAATPYHIVKSRAIAPPERLRIAPPDIRTADPTVADEIYAGYFSFAGKTLQSYGESPFALMPPSPAWRRALAGFSWLRHLRAADKTLAQENARALVADFLAIKKLPPDDPALEPAVAARRLLSFLAQSPVLLEGADAEFYDAFMLSLAQSARLLWRALATGQAQAADRALSAIALAEFAVCADTGRKIAPQVSHALSAELDRQILGDGGHVSRNPQILVDLLLDLLPLRQVLAARGLQTPPAMLRAIDRMMPTLRMLQHGDGSLALFNGMGATELDRLASVLANEDTRGAAPLKAPYAGYQRLEAADAVVLVDAGAAPPPEFSLVSNAGCLSFEYSLGTERVVVNCGAPAPPHEDLRELARATAAHSTLVIGDRSSARIASKDAGRWRAGRLFEGPRHVTVERSDGPFGTTLLLTHDGYAKSFGFIHERELILAADGSALAGRDRLLGVEAGGLGPGELEFTIRFHLHPRVRAVELSEAIELQLANGETLIFEVEGAFPAIEESIFFASPGGARKCAQIVLRGKAAPGAEVSWSFQRAG
- a CDS encoding gamma carbonic anhydrase family protein; translated protein: MPLYTLDGVAPRLPAEGRYFVAPGAHLIGRVELQEDANVWFNCVLRGDNEWITIGARTNIQDNSILHTDMGFPLTIGADCTIGHNVVLHGCTIGDNSLIGMGATILNGAKIGANCLVGANALVTEGKEFPDNSLIVGAPAKVIRVLDADSREKFLESAKHYVENSQRFAKGLVEIVP
- a CDS encoding transglutaminase-like cysteine peptidase, whose amino-acid sequence is MYVARRILQGFVLAFAALSLSVSAAHAGARLPVSSFSPLGPETSVPFGWFDFCQRYSGECDDGPRPAQTIELTAGAYRKIEGVNALVNNQIEPVSDPQHAGVPDAWDYPEDGKGDCEDYALMKRRLLMRAGFPRGALLLAVVKDEHGDGHSVLMVRTSRGDFVLDNLADEVTPWAQTPYRFVKRQSQENQNVWVAVGAPTSAPMYVAK
- a CDS encoding transglutaminase-like cysteine peptidase, whose translation is MVGFIGKSVMALGMAGTALVAVVATSFAGPDVSSFAMLGPETSIPYGWVDFCQRYRGECQTDYRTPQDIDLTAANFNKIARINLWVNKNITPIADNEHWGLVDAWDYPTDGKGDCEDYALLKRRMLIEEGFPREALLLTVVKEKNGDGHSVLTIRTNRGEFILDNLADQVRPWTKAPYRFVKRQSQQDPNIWVAIGAPTSAPAYVSNGP
- a CDS encoding MipA/OmpV family protein produces the protein MRFGVVKIWGAAAVAAWSCAGGAGAAELIPPPKTDANGWIVTVSVIGAISPSFPGSGQVRPYPFPAVAVRRVGEAETFSTPDEGFGFPVVDLDYVRAGPVANFVFQRGQRDGLFGLHRVALTHEVGGFVELHPFDHFRMRAEMRQGIDGHKGFVAALYADAYESVGPFRFSVGPRLNFGDNSYANAYFSVTPFEALLNGRLTPYTATGGFTAAGGMATARYTLNDKVSVSIYGGGQRLLGSVGSSPIPNLIGSRNQFNAGLALNYSFIVHNPFQ
- a CDS encoding FAD-dependent monooxygenase yields the protein MSAPIVIAGAGVGGLTAALSLARAGKRALVLERAPRIEEVGAGFQIAPNAGRILAGLGLEEALAAVALEPQAINIRRGRDGAVLAKLDLSDSRARWGAPFRVYHRADLQQVLLQAALAHEAIEVRAGARVGNFEARGGGVCLRVHAGDGVEEIEGAGLVGADGLRSAVRGRLLPTEKDAPVYSGLTAWRALVPAELAPAVFRARESNLWMLPGAHVVHYPLRDASIINVVVIVAEPPRQSEGASILSLDGAQLARALERLRPAAELRALIEAGASWRHWPLFGRPPLENWSQGAVTLLGDAAHPMLPFLAQGAAQAIEDAEALGRAFLQLGATAETAFAAYEKARIPRASQIVRASRRQGDYFHLAGPTALARDLAIRALGGRGMLARNAWLYRQP